One stretch of Cedecea neteri DNA includes these proteins:
- a CDS encoding Grx4 family monothiol glutaredoxin: MSTIEKIQRQIAENPILLYMKGSPKLPSCGFSAQAVQALSACGERFAYVDILQNPDIRAELPKYANWPTFPQLWVDGELVGGCDIIIEMYQRGELQALIKETAEKHKSEEPGAE, translated from the coding sequence ATGAGCACTATTGAAAAAATTCAACGCCAGATCGCTGAGAACCCAATTCTTCTGTATATGAAAGGCTCCCCGAAGCTGCCGAGCTGCGGCTTCTCCGCTCAGGCCGTTCAGGCACTGTCTGCCTGCGGCGAGCGCTTCGCCTACGTGGATATTCTGCAGAACCCGGACATCCGCGCCGAGCTGCCTAAATACGCTAACTGGCCAACGTTCCCACAGCTGTGGGTGGACGGTGAGCTGGTCGGCGGCTGCGACATCATCATCGAGATGTACCAGCGCGGCGAATTGCAGGCGCTGATCAAAGAAACCGCAGAAAAACATAAATCTGAAGAGCCAGGCGCAGAGTAA
- a CDS encoding C40 family peptidase codes for MARINKISITLCALLFALPYTPLTQASEHVRHPVAQKSHTAKTTSGKSNKGKEKTKAKQKSSTASTKKSGKKDASPVKAKVAKRSASGKSTTLAKTSSKKTSQKIAVQPAAATLAYTEKCTHRKGHKKQCVKVKSEKNLTIAQAHKVRVQKAQKTAMNKLMGQIGKPYRWGGTSPRTGFDCSGLIYYAYKDLVNIRIPRTANEMYHLRDASSVDRGELESGDLVFFRTQGRGTADHVGVYVGNGKFIQSPRSGRDIQITSLSEDYWQRHYVGARRVMTPKTIR; via the coding sequence GTGGCGCGGATAAATAAAATCTCTATCACGCTATGTGCTCTGCTATTTGCTTTGCCCTATACACCTTTGACGCAGGCGTCCGAGCACGTCCGCCACCCTGTTGCACAGAAAAGCCACACGGCGAAAACAACTTCCGGTAAAAGCAACAAGGGCAAAGAGAAAACAAAGGCCAAACAAAAAAGCAGCACAGCCTCCACAAAGAAGTCCGGTAAAAAAGACGCATCGCCGGTAAAAGCCAAAGTTGCAAAACGCAGCGCCTCAGGCAAAAGCACCACCCTCGCTAAAACCAGCAGCAAAAAAACCTCTCAGAAAATAGCCGTACAGCCAGCCGCAGCCACCCTTGCCTACACTGAAAAATGCACCCATCGTAAAGGGCATAAAAAGCAGTGCGTGAAGGTGAAGTCTGAAAAGAATCTGACCATCGCTCAGGCGCATAAGGTGAGAGTGCAGAAAGCGCAAAAAACGGCCATGAATAAGCTGATGGGGCAAATTGGCAAACCATACCGCTGGGGTGGCACTTCTCCCCGCACGGGCTTCGACTGCAGCGGGCTAATTTATTACGCTTATAAAGATTTGGTGAACATCCGTATTCCACGCACCGCCAACGAAATGTATCACCTACGTGATGCCTCTTCCGTTGACCGCGGCGAACTGGAAAGCGGCGACCTGGTCTTCTTCCGTACTCAGGGCCGCGGCACGGCTGACCACGTTGGCGTTTACGTCGGCAACGGTAAATTTATTCAGTCTCCTCGCAGCGGCCGCGATATCCAAATTACTTCTTTGAGCGAAGATTACTGGCAGCGCCATTATGTGGGTGCCCGCCGGGTCATGACGCCAAAAACCATTCGTTAA
- the sodB gene encoding superoxide dismutase [Fe], which yields MSFELPALPYAKDALAPHISAETLEYHYGKHHQTYVTNLNNLVKGSPFEGKSLEEIVQESDGGIFNNAAQVWNHTFYWHCLAPNAGGEPDGEVLAAINNAFGSVEAFKKQFTEAAIKNFGSGWTWLVKNSDGSLAIVSTSNAGTPLTTGAKPLLTVDVWEHAYYIDYRNARPVYLDQFWALVNWNFVAQNLAG from the coding sequence ATGTCGTTCGAACTACCCGCCCTGCCCTATGCCAAAGATGCGCTGGCCCCGCATATCTCGGCCGAAACCCTCGAGTACCATTACGGCAAGCATCATCAGACCTACGTCACTAACCTGAACAACCTCGTCAAAGGCAGCCCGTTTGAAGGGAAATCGCTGGAAGAGATCGTGCAAGAGTCTGACGGCGGTATTTTCAATAATGCCGCTCAGGTCTGGAACCATACGTTCTATTGGCACTGCCTGGCGCCAAACGCCGGGGGAGAGCCTGACGGGGAAGTGTTGGCCGCCATCAATAACGCGTTTGGCAGCGTGGAAGCATTTAAAAAACAGTTCACCGAAGCGGCTATCAAAAACTTCGGCTCCGGCTGGACCTGGCTTGTGAAGAACAGCGACGGTAGCCTGGCTATCGTCTCGACCTCTAACGCAGGAACTCCGCTCACAACCGGGGCAAAACCGCTGTTGACAGTGGACGTCTGGGAACACGCTTACTACATCGACTACCGCAACGCGCGCCCGGTTTATCTGGACCAATTCTGGGCGCTGGTTAACTGGAACTTTGTTGCGCAAAACCTGGCAGGCTGA
- a CDS encoding YnhF family membrane protein, with protein MSTDLKFSVVTTVIVLSLIVAGALTAVLH; from the coding sequence ATGAGTACCGATCTGAAGTTTTCCGTAGTGACTACGGTTATCGTACTGAGTCTGATTGTTGCCGGGGCGTTAACCGCCGTACTGCACTGA
- the purR gene encoding HTH-type transcriptional repressor PurR, producing MATIKDVAKRANVSTTTVSHVINKTRFVAEETRNAVWAAIKELHYSPSAVARSLKVNHTKSIGLLATSSEAPYFAEIIESVENSCFAKGYTLILGNAHNNFEKQQAYLSMMAQKRVDGLLVMCSEYPQTLLSTLEEYRHIPMVVMDWGEARADFTDSVVDNAFHGGYLAGRYLIERGHRDIGAIPGQLERNTGGGRHAGFLKALEEANIKVPENWVVQGDFEPESGYRAMQQLLNQPHRPTAVFCGGDIMAMGAICAADEMGLRVPQDISIIGYDNVRNARYFSPALTTIHQPKERLGETAFNMLLDRIINKREESQTIEVHPRLIERRSVADGPFRDYRR from the coding sequence ATGGCAACCATTAAGGACGTAGCGAAGCGCGCAAACGTTTCCACTACCACTGTGTCACATGTCATTAACAAGACCCGTTTTGTGGCGGAAGAGACGCGCAACGCCGTCTGGGCAGCTATCAAAGAGCTGCACTATTCGCCGAGCGCCGTGGCGCGCAGCCTGAAGGTCAACCACACCAAATCGATTGGCCTGCTCGCGACCTCCAGCGAAGCGCCCTATTTTGCTGAAATTATCGAGTCGGTTGAGAACAGCTGCTTCGCCAAAGGCTACACCCTGATCCTCGGCAACGCGCACAACAACTTTGAGAAGCAGCAAGCCTACCTGTCGATGATGGCGCAAAAACGCGTCGATGGCCTGCTGGTCATGTGCTCCGAATATCCACAGACCCTGCTCTCTACGCTGGAAGAGTACCGTCATATTCCTATGGTGGTGATGGACTGGGGCGAAGCCCGCGCCGATTTTACCGACTCCGTGGTCGATAACGCCTTCCACGGCGGTTATCTCGCAGGCCGTTACCTGATTGAGCGCGGACACCGCGACATCGGCGCGATCCCGGGCCAGCTGGAGCGTAACACCGGCGGTGGTCGTCACGCTGGCTTCCTGAAAGCGCTTGAAGAAGCCAATATCAAAGTGCCGGAAAATTGGGTGGTTCAGGGCGACTTCGAGCCGGAATCTGGCTATCGCGCCATGCAGCAGCTGCTTAATCAACCACATCGTCCTACTGCGGTCTTCTGCGGCGGCGATATTATGGCAATGGGTGCGATTTGCGCAGCGGATGAGATGGGGCTGCGCGTGCCGCAGGATATCTCGATTATCGGCTACGATAACGTGCGCAACGCCCGCTATTTCTCTCCGGCGCTGACCACTATCCATCAGCCAAAAGAACGCCTCGGTGAAACGGCCTTTAACATGCTGCTCGACCGCATTATCAACAAACGGGAAGAGTCGCAGACCATAGAAGTCCATCCGCGCCTCATCGAACGCCGCTCGGTGGCCGACGGCCCGTTCCGCGATTACCGCCGCTAA
- the punR gene encoding DNA-binding transcriptional activator PunR, whose product MWSEYSLEVVDAVARNGSFSGAAQELHRVPSAISYTVRQLEEWLAVPLFERRHRDVELTAAGAFFLKEGRSVIKKMMATRQQCQQIANGWRGHLSIAVDNIVKPERTRQLVLDFYRHFPDIELRVFQEVFNGVWDALADGRVEAAIGATQAIPVGGRYAFRDMGALSWRCVVAADHPLAQHEEIILDDEIRPWPSLVLEDTSRSLPKRITWLLDNQRRVVVPDWASGADCLTAGLCIGMVPTHIAKPWLERGDWKELRLENPFPDAACCLTWRQDDASPALSWLLDYLGDSETMNQEWLQEPGTESRAPEEA is encoded by the coding sequence ATGTGGTCTGAATATTCTCTCGAAGTCGTGGATGCCGTGGCGCGCAACGGTAGTTTCAGCGGGGCAGCGCAGGAGTTGCATCGTGTGCCTTCTGCCATCAGCTATACCGTGCGCCAACTTGAAGAGTGGCTGGCCGTACCGCTGTTTGAACGACGTCATCGGGACGTTGAGCTGACCGCCGCTGGGGCTTTCTTTCTTAAAGAAGGGCGTTCTGTTATCAAAAAAATGATGGCAACGCGCCAGCAGTGCCAGCAGATAGCCAACGGCTGGCGCGGGCATCTCTCCATCGCGGTAGATAATATCGTGAAGCCGGAGCGTACTCGCCAGCTAGTGCTCGATTTTTATCGTCATTTCCCGGACATCGAGCTGAGGGTGTTTCAGGAGGTTTTCAACGGCGTGTGGGATGCGCTGGCGGACGGGCGCGTTGAGGCGGCGATAGGCGCAACGCAGGCGATCCCCGTCGGAGGGCGCTACGCGTTTCGGGACATGGGCGCACTGAGCTGGCGCTGCGTGGTGGCGGCCGATCATCCGCTTGCGCAACACGAGGAGATCATCCTTGATGATGAAATTCGGCCCTGGCCGTCGCTGGTGCTGGAGGACACGTCCCGCTCGTTGCCCAAGCGCATTACCTGGCTTCTGGACAACCAGCGCCGCGTGGTGGTGCCGGACTGGGCGTCGGGCGCCGATTGCCTGACGGCAGGATTATGCATTGGCATGGTGCCCACGCACATTGCGAAACCGTGGCTCGAACGTGGCGACTGGAAAGAGTTGAGGCTGGAGAACCCGTTCCCGGATGCGGCCTGTTGCCTGACGTGGCGGCAGGATGACGCCTCGCCTGCGTTGAGCTGGCTGCTGGACTATTTAGGGGACAGTGAGACGATGAATCAGGAATGGCTCCAGGAGCCAGGGACTGAATCCCGGGCTCCTGAAGAGGCTTAG
- the punC gene encoding purine nucleoside transporter PunC, whose product MQPSKGFLIWLAGLSVLGFLATDMYLPAFAAIQQDLGTNASAVSASLSLFLAGFAFAQLVWGPLSDRFGRKPVLLIGLAMFAVGCIGMLWVRDATSLLVLRFIQAVGVCSAAVSWQALVTDYYPANRAGRIFATIMPLVGLSPALAPLLGSWLLNHFEWQAIFAVLFAIALLLMIPTLRLKPRTQHHEQTADNKVSFFSLLRSRIYGGNVLIYAACSASFFAWLTGSPFILNEMGYGPAAIGLSYMPQTVAFLVGGYGCRSALQKWNGKQLLPWLLALYALSVVATWGVAVSGYADLTLLLIPFCIMAAANGAIYPIVVASALLPFPQATGKAAALQNTLQLGLCFLASLMVSWLVTTPLITTTSVMLATILLAALGYALQKTAGREAESETRREFSNAQ is encoded by the coding sequence ATGCAACCATCAAAGGGATTTCTTATCTGGCTGGCTGGCCTGAGCGTACTCGGCTTTCTCGCCACAGACATGTACCTGCCCGCCTTTGCGGCCATTCAGCAAGACCTGGGGACTAACGCCTCGGCGGTGAGCGCCAGCCTGAGCCTGTTCCTGGCGGGCTTTGCCTTTGCCCAGCTTGTCTGGGGGCCGCTTTCCGATCGTTTCGGGCGTAAACCCGTGCTGCTGATTGGCCTGGCGATGTTTGCCGTCGGCTGCATCGGGATGCTTTGGGTGCGGGATGCAACGTCGCTTCTGGTCCTGCGTTTTATCCAGGCCGTGGGCGTTTGTTCCGCCGCGGTCAGCTGGCAGGCGCTGGTAACCGACTATTACCCGGCCAACCGTGCAGGCCGTATCTTTGCCACGATTATGCCGCTGGTAGGGCTTTCTCCGGCGCTGGCACCGCTGCTGGGAAGCTGGCTGCTGAACCATTTTGAATGGCAGGCCATTTTTGCCGTACTGTTTGCCATCGCTTTGCTGCTGATGATCCCTACGCTACGCCTCAAGCCTCGTACTCAGCACCACGAGCAAACCGCAGACAACAAGGTCAGCTTCTTCTCTTTATTACGCTCTCGTATTTACGGCGGTAACGTGCTGATTTACGCCGCCTGCTCCGCCAGCTTCTTCGCCTGGCTGACCGGCTCGCCGTTTATCCTGAATGAGATGGGCTACGGCCCGGCAGCGATTGGCCTGAGCTATATGCCGCAGACGGTCGCTTTCCTGGTGGGCGGCTATGGCTGCCGCAGCGCGCTGCAAAAATGGAACGGCAAGCAACTGCTGCCGTGGCTGCTAGCGCTTTATGCCCTGAGCGTTGTGGCGACGTGGGGCGTGGCGGTCAGCGGCTATGCTGACCTGACGCTGTTGCTGATCCCGTTCTGCATCATGGCTGCGGCAAACGGTGCCATCTACCCGATCGTTGTCGCCTCTGCGCTGCTGCCGTTCCCGCAGGCAACCGGGAAAGCAGCAGCGCTGCAAAACACCCTTCAGCTTGGGCTTTGCTTCCTCGCAAGCCTGATGGTTTCCTGGCTGGTGACGACCCCGCTTATCACCACCACCAGCGTGATGCTGGCGACTATCCTGCTTGCCGCGCTGGGGTATGCCCTGCAGAAAACGGCCGGTCGTGAGGCTGAAAGCGAGACTCGCCGTGAGTTTTCTAACGCACAGTAA
- the cfa gene encoding cyclopropane fatty acyl phospholipid synthase yields MSSSCIEEVSVRDNEWYRIANEMLSRAGITLNGSNPFDIQVKNPDFFKRVLQEGSLGLGESYMDGWWECERLDIFFTKVLRAGLENQLPHHFKDTLRIAAARLVNLQSKKRAWIVGKEHYDLGNDLFNRMLDKHMQYSCGYWKEATNLSEAQDAKLKMICEKLQLKPGMKLLDIGCGWGGLAEYAARNYDVSVFGVTISAEQQKMAQARCKGLDVTILLQDYRDLNEQFDRIVSVGMFEHVGPKNYATYFEVADRNLKPDGIFLLHTIGSKKTDNNVDPWINKYIFPNGCLPSVRQIADASEPHFVMEDWHNFGADYDKTLMAWHERFLASWPEIADNYSERFKRMFSYYLNACAGAFRARDIQLWQVVFSRGIEHGLRVPR; encoded by the coding sequence ATGAGTTCATCGTGTATAGAAGAAGTGAGCGTACGAGATAACGAATGGTATCGTATCGCAAATGAAATGCTGAGTCGGGCAGGTATTACGCTCAACGGCTCAAACCCTTTCGATATTCAGGTTAAAAACCCGGATTTTTTTAAACGCGTTCTGCAGGAAGGTTCCCTCGGCCTTGGCGAAAGCTATATGGACGGCTGGTGGGAATGCGAACGGCTGGATATCTTTTTCACCAAAGTCCTGCGCGCCGGGCTGGAAAATCAACTGCCCCATCATTTCAAAGATACCCTGCGTATCGCGGCGGCAAGGCTGGTTAACCTGCAGTCGAAGAAACGCGCCTGGATAGTCGGCAAAGAACATTACGATCTCGGCAACGACCTGTTCAACCGAATGCTCGACAAGCACATGCAGTATTCCTGCGGCTACTGGAAAGAAGCCACCAATCTCAGCGAAGCGCAGGACGCCAAGCTCAAAATGATCTGCGAAAAACTTCAGCTTAAACCCGGCATGAAGCTGCTGGACATCGGCTGCGGTTGGGGCGGTCTTGCCGAGTATGCCGCACGAAACTACGACGTTTCAGTCTTCGGCGTCACCATCTCTGCGGAACAACAAAAAATGGCGCAGGCGCGCTGCAAAGGCCTGGATGTGACCATCCTTCTGCAGGATTACCGCGACCTGAATGAGCAATTTGACCGCATTGTCTCCGTCGGGATGTTTGAGCACGTTGGGCCAAAAAATTATGCCACCTACTTTGAGGTTGCCGACCGCAATCTCAAACCAGACGGTATTTTCCTGCTGCACACGATAGGTTCTAAAAAGACCGACAACAACGTCGATCCGTGGATTAATAAGTACATTTTCCCTAACGGTTGCCTGCCTTCTGTGCGTCAGATTGCCGACGCCAGCGAGCCGCATTTTGTGATGGAAGACTGGCACAACTTCGGCGCCGACTATGACAAAACGCTGATGGCCTGGCACGAACGTTTTCTCGCCAGCTGGCCGGAAATCGCCGATAACTACTCTGAACGCTTTAAAAGGATGTTTAGCTACTACCTGAACGCCTGCGCCGGTGCTTTCCGGGCACGCGATATCCAACTTTGGCAGGTAGTCTTCAGCCGCGGCATCGAGCACGGTCTGCGCGTTCCTCGCTAA
- a CDS encoding glycoside hydrolase family 1 protein, with product MKYAFPEHFWWGSAASGPQTEGEALNFGKSETIWDRWFAEQPNRFHHGVGPQNTSTFYQRWKQDIALLKKLNHNTFRTSISWARLIPDGTGEVNPLAVEFYNKVIDELLAQGIKPFINLYHFDMPMVMQEKGGWESREVVDAYAAYANTCFELFGDRVKHWFTFNEPVVPVECGYLYDYHYPNVVDFNRAVTVAYHTMIAHAKAVKAYHARNDDGQIGIILNLTPSYPRSQNPADVKAANLADLMFNRSFLDPALRGEYPAELIAFLKEHDKLPACQPEDKALLAAGVVDLLGINYYQPRRIKCRDTLVNPESPFMPEWFFESYEMPGRKMNPYRGWEIYERGIYDILTNLRENYGNPACYISENGMGVENEQRFIKAGQIDDDYRIDFVRDHLKWLHKGISEGSNCLGYHMWTFIDNWSWCNAYKNRYGFVSLDLNTQQRTIKKSGEWFMKTAAENGFNEQD from the coding sequence ATGAAATACGCATTTCCTGAGCATTTCTGGTGGGGCAGCGCCGCTTCCGGCCCACAAACCGAAGGTGAAGCGCTGAATTTTGGCAAGTCTGAAACCATCTGGGATCGATGGTTCGCCGAGCAGCCGAACCGTTTCCACCACGGCGTCGGGCCGCAAAATACCTCCACGTTCTATCAGCGCTGGAAGCAGGACATCGCCCTGCTGAAAAAGCTCAACCATAATACCTTCCGCACCTCGATTTCCTGGGCTCGCCTGATCCCGGACGGCACCGGCGAAGTCAACCCGCTGGCGGTGGAGTTCTACAATAAGGTGATAGACGAGCTGCTAGCCCAGGGCATTAAGCCGTTTATTAACCTGTACCATTTTGATATGCCAATGGTGATGCAGGAAAAAGGTGGCTGGGAAAGCCGTGAAGTGGTTGACGCTTATGCCGCCTACGCCAATACCTGCTTTGAACTGTTCGGCGACCGCGTGAAACACTGGTTTACCTTTAATGAGCCGGTTGTGCCGGTTGAATGCGGCTACCTCTATGACTACCACTATCCTAACGTGGTGGATTTCAACCGCGCGGTAACCGTGGCCTACCACACCATGATTGCCCATGCGAAAGCGGTTAAGGCTTACCACGCGCGTAATGACGACGGCCAGATTGGCATCATTCTTAACTTAACGCCTTCTTACCCGCGCTCGCAGAACCCTGCAGACGTGAAGGCGGCAAACCTGGCTGACCTGATGTTCAACCGCAGCTTCCTCGACCCGGCGCTGCGTGGCGAATACCCTGCAGAGCTTATTGCCTTCCTGAAAGAGCACGATAAGCTGCCGGCCTGCCAGCCGGAAGATAAAGCCCTGCTTGCCGCAGGCGTCGTAGACCTGCTCGGCATTAACTACTACCAGCCGCGCCGCATTAAATGCCGCGACACGCTGGTTAACCCGGAGAGTCCGTTTATGCCGGAGTGGTTCTTTGAGTCCTATGAGATGCCTGGGCGCAAAATGAACCCTTATCGCGGCTGGGAGATTTACGAGCGTGGGATCTACGATATCCTGACCAATCTGCGCGAAAACTACGGCAACCCGGCCTGCTATATTTCAGAAAATGGCATGGGCGTGGAAAACGAGCAGCGCTTTATCAAGGCCGGGCAGATAGACGATGATTACCGCATCGATTTCGTCCGCGACCATCTGAAGTGGCTGCATAAAGGCATCAGCGAGGGCAGCAACTGTCTTGGCTACCATATGTGGACCTTTATTGATAACTGGTCCTGGTGCAACGCCTACAAAAACCGCTATGGATTTGTCTCGCTGGATCTCAATACCCAGCAGCGTACCATCAAGAAAAGCGGCGAATGGTTTATGAAAACCGCCGCAGAAAACGGGTTTAACGAGCAGGACTAA
- a CDS encoding riboflavin synthase → MFTGIVQGTATLVSIDEKPNFRTHVIDMPTEMLPDLETGASVAHNGCCLTVTEINGNHVSFDLMKETLRITNLGELNVGDSVNVERAAKFNDEIGGHLMSGHIMTTAEISKILTSENNRQIWFKIQDKALMKYILYKGYVGIDGISLTVGEVTATRFCVHLIPETLERTTLGAKKLGQRVNIEIDPQTQAIVDTVERVLASREAALVAAIPAGE, encoded by the coding sequence ATGTTTACAGGTATTGTGCAGGGCACGGCTACCCTGGTTTCCATCGATGAGAAACCGAATTTCCGCACCCACGTTATTGATATGCCAACTGAAATGCTGCCAGACCTTGAAACCGGTGCTTCGGTAGCGCACAACGGCTGCTGCCTGACGGTGACCGAAATTAACGGGAATCACGTCAGCTTTGACCTGATGAAAGAGACGCTGCGTATTACCAACCTCGGTGAGTTAAACGTGGGCGACAGCGTTAACGTAGAGCGTGCGGCCAAATTTAACGATGAAATCGGCGGCCATTTAATGTCGGGCCATATTATGACCACGGCAGAAATTTCTAAAATTCTGACCTCAGAAAATAACCGCCAAATCTGGTTTAAGATTCAGGATAAAGCCCTGATGAAATACATCCTTTATAAAGGATACGTGGGCATCGACGGTATTAGCCTGACGGTGGGCGAGGTGACCGCAACGCGTTTTTGTGTACACCTGATCCCAGAAACGCTGGAGCGTACTACTCTCGGCGCTAAAAAGCTGGGGCAGCGCGTGAACATTGAAATCGACCCGCAGACCCAGGCGATTGTCGACACCGTTGAGCGCGTGTTGGCCAGCCGCGAGGCGGCGCTGGTGGCGGCAATTCCTGCCGGCGAATAA
- the mdtK gene encoding MdtK family multidrug efflux MATE transporter has protein sequence MQKYLTEARQLLALAIPVIIAQVAQTAMGFVDTVMAGGYSATDMAAVAIGTSIWLPAILFGHGLLLALTPTVAQLNGSGRRERIAHQVRQGFWLAGMVSVLVMVVLWNAGYIIHAMHNIDPELADKAVRYLRALLWGAPGYLFFQVGRNQCEGLAKTKPGMVMGFIGLLVNIPVNYIFIYGHFGMPELGGVGCGVATAAVYWVMFFSMLSYIKKARSMRDIKNPDDFSKPDWAVLKRLSQLGLPIALALFFEVTLFAVVALLVSPLGITDVAGHQIALNFSSLMFVLPLSLGAAVTIRVGFRLGQGSTLDAQVAARTGVGVAICLAMCTALFTVTFREHIALLYNDNPAVVALAAHLMLLAAIYQISDSIQVIGSGVLRGYKDTRSIFFITFIAYWVLGLPSGYVLALTDWVVEPMGPAGFWIGFIVGLTSAAILMMLRMRWLQRQPSVTILQRAAR, from the coding sequence ATGCAGAAGTACCTCACCGAAGCTCGCCAGCTCCTTGCCCTGGCGATACCTGTCATCATCGCGCAGGTCGCTCAAACCGCAATGGGATTCGTCGATACCGTCATGGCCGGTGGCTACAGCGCTACCGACATGGCGGCCGTTGCCATCGGCACCTCTATCTGGCTGCCCGCAATTCTCTTTGGCCACGGGCTGCTATTGGCCTTAACGCCAACCGTGGCGCAACTTAACGGCTCGGGCCGACGCGAGCGCATTGCACACCAGGTTCGCCAGGGATTCTGGCTGGCCGGCATGGTCTCCGTGCTGGTGATGGTGGTGCTCTGGAACGCGGGCTATATCATTCATGCCATGCACAACATCGATCCGGAACTGGCGGATAAAGCCGTACGTTACCTGCGCGCGCTGCTTTGGGGGGCACCGGGTTATCTGTTCTTCCAGGTAGGACGTAACCAGTGCGAAGGCCTGGCAAAAACCAAGCCTGGCATGGTGATGGGCTTTATTGGCCTGCTGGTGAACATTCCGGTTAACTATATCTTTATTTACGGCCATTTCGGCATGCCGGAATTGGGCGGCGTGGGCTGCGGTGTGGCAACGGCGGCGGTTTACTGGGTGATGTTCTTCAGCATGCTTTCCTATATCAAGAAAGCCCGCTCGATGCGCGACATTAAAAACCCGGACGATTTCAGTAAACCGGACTGGGCGGTGCTTAAACGTTTAAGCCAGCTTGGGCTGCCGATTGCGCTGGCGTTATTCTTCGAAGTGACGCTGTTCGCCGTCGTCGCCCTGCTTGTGTCTCCACTCGGCATTACCGACGTTGCCGGCCACCAGATTGCGCTTAACTTTAGCTCGCTGATGTTTGTGTTACCGCTTTCATTAGGCGCAGCGGTGACCATCCGGGTTGGCTTCCGCCTTGGCCAGGGCTCAACCCTGGACGCGCAGGTCGCCGCCCGCACCGGCGTTGGCGTGGCGATTTGCCTGGCGATGTGTACGGCGCTGTTTACCGTCACCTTCCGCGAGCACATCGCACTGCTTTATAACGACAACCCGGCGGTTGTGGCGCTGGCTGCGCACCTGATGCTGCTGGCGGCGATTTATCAAATCTCCGACTCGATTCAGGTTATCGGCAGCGGCGTGCTGCGCGGCTATAAAGATACGCGTTCGATCTTCTTTATCACCTTTATCGCCTATTGGGTGCTCGGTCTGCCGAGCGGCTATGTGCTGGCGCTTACCGACTGGGTGGTTGAACCGATGGGGCCGGCAGGGTTCTGGATTGGCTTTATTGTCGGCCTGACCTCCGCCGCTATTCTGATGATGCTGCGCATGCGCTGGCTGCAACGTCAGCCTTCCGTCACTATCCTGCAGCGTGCTGCACGTTAA
- a CDS encoding RidA family protein: MSDREIIMPPSMQVLAERAGYAPAVVVGNTVYCAGQVGRSPDLQVITDPRAQFMACWENLRLVLQAAGCSFEDVVEMTTYHVDMKEHMDVFREVKDALFPRGHCAWTCVGVSELARPGLLVEVKCIAVRRLA; encoded by the coding sequence GTGTCAGACAGAGAAATTATTATGCCACCGTCCATGCAAGTGCTTGCTGAGCGGGCGGGTTATGCGCCCGCGGTGGTGGTAGGCAACACGGTTTATTGCGCGGGTCAGGTGGGGCGCTCGCCTGATTTACAGGTAATCACTGACCCAAGGGCGCAATTTATGGCCTGTTGGGAAAACCTGCGTCTGGTCCTGCAGGCAGCGGGCTGCAGCTTTGAGGATGTCGTGGAGATGACGACTTACCACGTAGACATGAAGGAACATATGGATGTTTTTCGGGAGGTGAAAGATGCCCTATTCCCGAGAGGGCACTGTGCCTGGACTTGCGTCGGGGTGTCCGAACTGGCTCGCCCGGGGCTGCTGGTAGAAGTGAAATGTATTGCTGTGAGAAGATTGGCGTAG